The following nucleotide sequence is from Bactrocera oleae isolate idBacOlea1 chromosome 2, idBacOlea1, whole genome shotgun sequence.
TACATCACTCCGACCCATATAAAGGCCTGAAAGAACTCTATTTCGCCTTTCTTCGCCTAAAAATCTTATTATGGCAGTATGTGACTGTTCGGTTCCAAAATTATCATCTTCACTTGCCGTTTCTGTAGTCATTTTTCCAGATACGCCCGATATTCTGTATAGCAAATCTCCTAATAATTGAACAGAACTAAACCGTATTCTCCAGTTATCATCAAATAAACCCTTTTCTAGTTCAGGAAGAAGAAGCATCACTGCTGATTCGGCGTACAAATTCACTATGCGTTGCCCCGCTTTTAATGCCGTGTCCCGAACATACTCATTCTCATCAGCCAATGCTTTTAATATAGGATTAATTATTTGGCCAATATAAGGAGTAAAATCTTTAGGGAAAGGCCCtggcatatatataaacatcatTATATATCCATCTTTCACATGTGGGGCAATATCTGTTCTCTCCGCAGTTGTGATAATATCTGGCATTAATTGATGCAACTTTTGCACTCCTAAACCGCCAACAACTTCGGCAAGACCTTGAGCAGCTCCACTGCGGTCGACACTACTAGATTCTGATGTCAAGGTTTGCATCAACCATGGTAGTAGATCTTCAAATGAAGATTCACCTATTCCACGAACCATAGCTCCTAATGCTCTCGCAGAGATGGCTCTAACCTCCGGCACGGGGTCAAGAAGAGACATCTTTAGACCAGGAATTATATTAGGCAAATATGGCACTAAATCCTTCTGATCGGTAAGAGAGTACATATTACCTATGATTTGAGCTGCCATTTTTCGAGTCTCGGTAGATCTATCCATGAATGCTCTCTCAACCACAGGCATTATTAGGGCCAAAGATGGTGCATCTATAAAAtgtacaaattttgtttgaagtaAACTGTGAAAAcaatttgaagtattttttgatGGATCTTCTAAAGCTGTCAATAATATAGGAACGATAGCTTGAATTTCGGGATTTTTTATTACGGATCCTATTACTTTGAGTGCGTCAGCACCAGCTTCCTGCACTTTAGTATGCGAGTCACCAAGTACTTCGATTAGTTTTGAAACTATGTTAGGTAAACATGATGACAATTGTTTGCGTGCACAAAATGCCATAGCTCCCAGAAGTTTAACCGAAGCTGTCTTCGTTCGCCAAAAATCTTCATCTAAAGCATTAAGTAACGATGGAAGAACAAGTTTAACTCCATGTGCCGAAAGTTTACCCATAACTACTTTTGCCGTATCATCAGCTGCTTGCCTAACGTGTTGAGACGAGTCTCCAAAGCATTGCAATAGATGAGGTAGTACATGAACAATATAAGGCTCAAATAAACGTCCAAGGGTTGTACATAatacttcaaaaacaaaaagtgcacCTTCCcgtgatttataattttttttctcttgtaTAAATGTcgttaattttgacattatatCGAATTGTTTCAATGACAAAATTCCCAAGCCTTTCACAATGCCCGCAATTCCATAAGCTGCACCCCTCCGCTCTCCATACTTATCAGATTTTATTAGTTGTtgcaataatttctttataatttcagGAGCTTTATCTTTCACCGATGAAACTAAATGTGGTAAGCAATTAGCCACGGCTTCTTGTACTTGCTGAGAAGGTGTTGGCAGAGCTGAAATTAGTCTTCGCACTATAGGTTCAATTCGAATATCATCAGCTTCTAAGTGTCGAGCTAATGATCCCATTAAAATGACCACAGCTTGTCTAACGTTATCGAAGGTTTGTGATTTCGGTGCTTTGTCTAAAAAGTCTTCGAAAACTGGTTACAAGTTGACTATAGTTTCTTGTCCATGACAATCCACTATACAAAGAGCAGATGCAAGCATTTCTTTATGGACAGTTTCATTACGATCTCTAAATCCTTGTGCTACCATAAATTGCATAATTTCATTAACGTCGTCAAcatcaaaaaatttggaaacctGTGATATTGATATGGCAATTCCTCTTCGAGGCTCCCATTGATCTATAGCAGGAAAAATTTCTCGATCGAATTGATCCAAGTTAGGAGGAATCATGGTCAATTTTTCTCTGTATATATCGAGTAAAGATTTTGCTGTATATTTTACCTGTTCATGATTAGTGGAAAGTAATTGCACAAGAGAAGCAGAAGCAGCTTTTTGTATACAAAGCTCCTTATGTGTGACAAGCAAAAGTACATCATCTAATTCAGGTGGTACAAATTTAGCCGATTCCCACAAATCTGAAGCTAATATGCGATTTTCACCCGAAGTGTCATATTTAGCAATCCACAATCGAAGTTTTAAacgagaaattaaattttggtgcatttcatttttaaacaaaataacttttttaataattttcagaaCCCTCAATGAAACTTCTCTTACTGACTCTTTGCTGCTTTCcaacgaatttaaaaatatctctaTCTCATCGTTAGTAGCATATGCACAGTAGTCTTCCCCAGAACTTAAGTTTGCCACTTCCAAAAGTCCACCTACGGCTTGTGTTTGAACTCTGCCttggtacatatttataaaattgagtaGTAATTTCGACATTTCTAAACGAGGCATGTACTTAGGGTGGTTGTAGTCTGTCACTTCACCAAACACCGTAAAGCCTCTAATTTGAGCATGACTTTCAATCAATTGAATACCAATCAACAACAATTCTTCGCTGTTCACTACGAAATTTGTCGCAAACGCTCGTTTTAAAAActcgaatgtatatgtatgtgaaggACGGTGCGCTAAATAGAGTGTTTGATGTATTTTTATGTCCATCAGTATGACGGTATATTAAGAGTTTATGGATGTTGAGTAAAATACTTTCAATGATCTCGTTCATATCGTTTGTTATCCATTCATTTGGCAAATCTATCCGTGGGTTTTCTAATCGTACGGTCATTACAGCAATATCTCTACCCAAGTCAAAGCTATCTTCAAAGCATGCTTctcgaaatttgaaataaagtttttccAACGATTCAGCTGCGATTGGACATGTAAGTAACTTTAATAATTGCATTAATAACTTATCAAAATGTAATGAAACTGCTTTAGGATTTCCTGCGAATGCCGCCTTTAACATAGACATGgcactttttaactttttattgagaatgtttatcttttattaaatctattcaatacaataacttaacaacaaaaatatttttatttttttatttcgaaataaataatttattcatttacagTACATAAGACAAAATCATTTCGGACAATTTTAATAGGGTGTATTCTTACATCTATAATTTTACTTCAATTCAATATTGTGTCATCAAATTCTTCGTCTTTACCAATAGCTTGGACAGCAGCTTTACGCAAAACTTTGTTTACAACTTCATTTAAGGAATCCCTCGCGCCAACT
It contains:
- the LOC138858895 gene encoding LOW QUALITY PROTEIN: stalled ribosome sensor GCN1-like (The sequence of the model RefSeq protein was modified relative to this genomic sequence to represent the inferred CDS: substituted 1 base at 1 genomic stop codon), coding for MDIKIHQTLYLAHRPSHTYTFEFLKRAFATNFVVNSEELLLIGIQLIESHAQIRGFTVFGEVTDYNHPKYMPRLEMSKLLLNFINMYQGRVQTQAVGGLLEVANLSSGEDYCAYATNDEIEIFLNSLESSKESVREVSLRVLKIIKKVILFKNEMHQNLISRLKLRLWIAKYDTSGENRILASDLWESAKFVPPELDDVLLLVTHKELCIQKAASASLVQLLSTNHEQVKYTAKSLLDIYREKLTMIPPNLDQFDREIFPAIDQWEPRRGIAISISQVSKFFDVDDVNEIMQFMVAQGFRDRNETVHKEMLASALCIVDCHGQETIVNLXPVFEDFLDKAPKSQTFDNVRQAVVILMGSLARHLEADDIRIEPIVRRLISALPTPSQQVQEAVANCLPHLVSSVKDKAPEIIKKLLQQLIKSDKYGERRGAAYGIAGIVKGLGILSLKQFDIMSKLTTFIQEKKNYKSREGALFVFEVLCTTLGRLFEPYIVHVLPHLLQCFGDSSQHVRQAADDTAKVVMGKLSAHGVKLVLPSLLNALDEDFWRTKTASVKLLGAMAFCARKQLSSCLPNIVSKLIEVLGDSHTKVQEAGADALKVIGSVIKNPEIQAIVPILLTALEDPSKNTSNCFHSLLQTKFVHFIDAPSLALIMPVVERAFMDRSTETRKMAAQIIGNMYSLTDQKDLVPYLPNIIPGLKMSLLDPVPEVRAISARALGAMVRGIGESSFEDLLPWLMQTLTSESSSVDRSGAAQGLAEVVGGLGVQKLHQLMPDIITTAERTDIAPHVKDGYIMMFIYMPGPFPKDFTPYIGQIINPILKALADENEYVRDTALKAGQRIVNLYAESAVMLLLPELEKGLFDDNWRIRFSSVQLLGDLLYRISGVSGKMTTETASEDDNFGTEQSHTAIIRFLGEERRNRVLSGLYMGRSDVSLMVRQASLHVWKVVVTNTPRTLREILPTLFSLLLGCLASTSYDKRQVVARTLGDLVRKLGERVLPEIIPILEKGLNSEHPDQRQGVCIGLSEIMTSTSKEMVLSFVNSLVPTVRRALSDPLPEVRGAAAKTFESLHSTVGSRALDDILPSMLEGLNDPDPTVAEYTLDGLRQVMTIKSRVVLPYLVPQLTSTPVNTKALSILVSVAGDALTKYLPKILDALLHALSDAQGTAYEYQELDYCQAVILSVTDEIGVRTIVDTLMMSAKSDCINIRKSASSLLCVFCTHSPGDYSQYVPQLLRSLLRLMADSNRDILQNSWDALNSVVKTLDSTQQISLVCDVRQAVRFASSEIKGSELPGFCLPKGITPLLPVFREAILNGMPDVKENAAEGLGEIISLTSAQSLQPSVVQITGPLIRILGDRFNAGVKAAVLETLAILLKKVGVMLKQFLPQLQTTFLKALHDSNRSVRMKAGQAISELVIIHSRPDSIFNEIHNGIKSNDDPSMRETMLAAIRLSINLAGVKMSECLKLQLSATLLNMIGHSEEISRSASAGCLGALLKYLSIQQVDDLLELHIFVAGNGDVLLKHGRTAALFVALKESPAIITSKYESKLIEFITSSISSDKINIASSGVRAMTCLLHYYMSNDIMCSPIIVSCFTRAMNHKSNEIKQIVAKSCNYLAKTLAIDKMSPDVIKQLVPMLVNGTKEKNGYVKSNSEIALVSILHLRDNDTTFSYVCQLLEVGARDSLNEVVNKVLRKAAVQAIGKDEEFDDTILN